GCCGGAGACAGCCTCGGCAGTACCGGGGTCTTCCTCATCTGCAACGGTTGCTTTGCTGTTTTCGGTGTCGCCTTCACTGGCGGCAGTCGCATTGCTGCTGCCGGTTCCGTCCTCACTAGCGTCAGTTGTTTTGCTGCTGCCGTTGTCTGCCCCACCGGCCGCAGTCTCCTGACGAGTATCAGCCTGCTCGGCAGGCGCTTTTTCCGCCGGGGCAGCCGTAATCTCCACGGGGATGGTGATCGAGCGCAGACCCACCGTAACCGTCAGTATGCCTTTGCCCGGCGTCGGCCCCGCTACAAAGGTGCCGTCCGGCATCATCGCGCCGAGAGCCGGACGGTCAAAGGCGAATACCGGCGTAAACGGCAAGGCTCCCCCAGTCGGGCGGGTAACCTCCACTTTTTCGCTGGTGCCGGCCATGACGGTCAGCTTCGTCTTATCGACACGAAAATCGACCTTTTCAGCCAGCTGATACCGCGCTTGCCAGATACGCTCGGCAATGATGGCGGCATCCCCTCGGGTCACCTGTCCCTGGGGGCGGAACATTCCGTTTGCCCCTTTCATCCAGCCTTGGGCGGTGACAGAAGCGACAGCCTCTCTGGCGTATTCGGCGATCTCCTTCCGATCGGCGTAGGTTTCCTGCCGGGCTACCTGTTTGGGCCCGCTTCCCGCCTTCCACAGCCTGTCCAGAATGACGGCCATTTCCTGCCGGGTCAAAGCGTCCCGCGCTCCCAGCGTGCCGTCGCTGCGTCCGTTCAGCACGCCGAGCTCGGTCAATCCGTATATATAGGGCGCATAGGGGCTGTCGACGGAGACATCCGTGTACTTCTCCTCTTTGGGCCGCTTCGGCTGGACACCCATCGCCTTGGACAGCAGCACAAAGACATCTTGGCGGGAGATGGGCTCCTGCGGCCGATATTGATCTCCCCCTTGCCCGCTGATCAAGCGAAGCGCTGCCAGACGATTGACGGCATCCCGCGCGTAGCTGTTCCCCAGATCGGTAAAGGCAATCGTCTCCTCTTCCGGAAGCGGCTGCGGCTCAATCTGCTGGCTGTCTTCCGGTCCCGGCGGCAGAGCAGCGGCAGGTTCTGTCGCCGCAAATGCCGAGCCGGTCATCAGGGAAAAGGACAAAAGCGCCGTAAGCACCCTCCCTGCCGTACGTGTCACACCCATGTTTTCTCCTCCATTTTCTCCTTCTATCTCTCGTTTTGTTCGTCTTGGCCGGGGGCCTTGATCGGACTTTGACGGGGTGGTCGTGGACCAAAAAACTGATAGTAATCCACTTTGATATTGCCGTTGTAGAGCTTTCGTTTTTTGCTCGCTTTGCGTCCGATATGCTCTTCGAATTCTTCGTCCGACGTGAGGAAATAGAGCGACCAGGTATCCAGCGCGGAGAAGGTTTTGCCCATCTCCTGGTACAAGCGGCTGGCTTGCTTCCAGTCTCCCAGCCTCTCGCCGTACGGAGGGTTGCAAATCAGATAGCCGTACTTCCGTTTGGTGCGGACGTCGCGGACATCCATCTGCTGAAAATGAATATGCTCATCCACGCCCGCTTCCGCTGCATTCCGTCTGGCCACGCGCAGGATGTCCTCGTCGATGTCTGTGCCGATAATCTCCAGAGGCTGGTCGTAACGGGCCAGATCATGCGTCTCGGCACGCGCTTCCCGCCACGCGGTCTTCGGAATGGTCGGCCAGCTCTCCGAGACGAATTCCCGGTTCATGCCGGGGGCGATATTTTGCCCGATCAAGGCGGCTTCGATCGGAATCGTGCCCGAGCCGCACATCGGGTCCATCAACACCCGGTCCGGCTTCCAGCGGGAGAGCAAAATCATCGCGGCGGCCATGGTCTCTTTCAGCGGTGCGGCCCCGATCAATGTGCGATATCCCCGCTTGTGCAGACCCGGGCCCGTCGTGTCGATCGTCAGGGTAGCGGTATCCTTTAGCAGTGCTACCTCGATTTTGTAAAGCGGCCCCTTTTCCTCAAACCAATCCTGCTTGTACGTTTTTTTCAAGCTTTCCACGACTGCCTTTTTGACGATGGCCTGGCAGTCCGGGACGCTGAAGAGTGTCGATTTGACCGATTTCCCTTCGACCGGGAAAGTGGCGTCGACCGGGATCCAGTCGGACCAAGGAAGCGCCTTGGTCTTCTCAAACAGTTCGTCAAAGGTGGTCGCCTGAAATTCCCCTATTTTAAGACGCACGCGATCCGCCGTTCGTAACCATAAATTTGTCCTGGCGATGGCAGAAATATCGGCAGTGAACTCTACCTTGCCATTGTCTACTCTGACGTCTTCATAGCCGAGTGCTTTTACCTCATCGGCCACCACGGACTCCAGCCCGAAGGTTGCCGTTGCAATCAAGTTTACTTTTTGCATGGATACGATCTCCTGTCCTTGCTAGATGGCAGGGGGTCTTGTCCCCCTATCATATATTACCCGATTCGGCTGGGATAATGGAAATCTTCTACACCTAATTGTTTTACTTACACCCGTTCGTTGAAAAGGATAAGAAATCGCGGCCGTAGTGAGAAGAAGCATGTCTCCCTGCTTCGCTCCGGGCTCCGCCTGCAGGGATGCTGAGACTGTCTGCTCCGCTGGGCTTGGCTACACAGTCGCTGCGCAGGGAGACATGCTTCTTCCCGGTGCTTGCTTTTTGAAAGGATGTGATGGCTTTTACATGGATGGGGAAAAATTGATCCTCAAGTTGGAAAGTCCGCATTTAAAAAAGCCCGGAGTAGATTTCCGGACTTTTTTGGAAGCGAACATATGAATTTGTGTACCTGAAGGCGAAATTGTGCAGTTACAAAGCAGTGGGGACCATCAGCCGACTGTCACTGGAAGAAGCATGTTTCCCTGCGGCGCGACTGTGGAGCCCTGCCCAGCGGAGGAGTCATTCGCGGGAAAAAGGGGCGCAACGTGGGATGACCCCGAAGCGCTACTCCTTTTGCGAACCCCCGCGAATTACTCTGGAGCGGCCAGTGAATCTCCTTGCGGGGCGGAGCCCGGAGCCTAGCAGGGAAACATGCTTCTTCTCACCGCAGCCCCGTTCCTCCACTATTTAATAACTACAACGCCCGATCCAGCAAATCCATAAGATGCACCGCTTCCACTTTCCCTTCCAACCCCGCCCGCAGTATCCCTTTTTTCATCTGCAGCAAACACCCCGGATTAGAGGTA
This sequence is a window from Brevibacillus composti. Protein-coding genes within it:
- a CDS encoding THUMP domain-containing class I SAM-dependent RNA methyltransferase, which encodes MQKVNLIATATFGLESVVADEVKALGYEDVRVDNGKVEFTADISAIARTNLWLRTADRVRLKIGEFQATTFDELFEKTKALPWSDWIPVDATFPVEGKSVKSTLFSVPDCQAIVKKAVVESLKKTYKQDWFEEKGPLYKIEVALLKDTATLTIDTTGPGLHKRGYRTLIGAAPLKETMAAAMILLSRWKPDRVLMDPMCGSGTIPIEAALIGQNIAPGMNREFVSESWPTIPKTAWREARAETHDLARYDQPLEIIGTDIDEDILRVARRNAAEAGVDEHIHFQQMDVRDVRTKRKYGYLICNPPYGERLGDWKQASRLYQEMGKTFSALDTWSLYFLTSDEEFEEHIGRKASKKRKLYNGNIKVDYYQFFGPRPPRQSPIKAPGQDEQNER